Within Nocardia terpenica, the genomic segment CGCGGGCCATCGCCTCGAGGCCGATGCTTCTGCGTAATGACGGGGCTCTCCTGAGCGCGTCGGCAGAAGTACCGCTCGTCATTCCGATGGGCTTGAATTCGGTATCGGGCACCGGCTTTCAGGCGGAGCGGGTGATCGTGGTGTGCTCCGTATACAGGCTCAGTAACGCATCCACCGTGGTCGACCACGGAAAACGTTCTGCGGCGCGGCGGGCGGCGCGGCGGCGTTCGGGGGCGGGGATGGCCAGCAGGGCGCGGACGGCGGCGGCCAAGCCCTCGGGGGTGCCGTCGCAGTCGAGGCCCGAGCCGGGGCCGCCGAGTAGTTCGCGGGCGGCGCCGTCCTGCGGGACCACCACCGGTGTGCCGCAGGCCAGCGCCTCCAGCACCGCGAGGCCGAAAGTCTCGGCGGGGGAGGGACATACGGCGATATCGGCGGCGGCGATCGTGGTGGCCACGGTGTTCCGGTCCGCGAGGTGGCCGAGGAAGGTGACCGGTAGCCCGGCCGCGAACTGCCGCAGGCGTTCTCGCAGTGGTCCGTCGCCGACAATGGTCAGCTCGGCGGGGATTCCGTTGTCGCGCAACAGGCGCAGCGCCTCGATCGCGCGGCCCGGTCGCTTCTCCCGGGACAGGCGGCTCACCATGACCAGTCGCGCGGCGGCGGAATCGGCGGTGCCGCTGCCCGTTTCGGGGGCGGGTTCGTCGCGGCCGACCAGGCGCAGGGGAGCGGCCACGGTGTCGAGCGGGCGGAAGGTGTCCAGGTCGACGCCCAGGGGAATGCGGTGCACATTGCGCGCGCCGATGCGGGCGAATTCGTCGCGGGCGAATCCGGAGGTGACCACGATGCGGTGGGCGCGCGCGACCAGCCGTCGATTGGCCACGTCGGCGGCGGTATTGAGTGGGAAACCGGGCGGTACCCGCGAGCGGAGGATGGCGTCGATCCGCTCGTGCGAGAACAGCACCAGCGGCACCCCCGCCCGGCGCGCCCACGGCGCCAGCCACCGCACGCTCAGCTTGTCGCTGCATTCGATCACGTCCGGTCGCAGCCGTTCCAGCAGCGGGCGGGTGCGGCGGGCGGTCAGCACGTGATACCCGGCCGAGCCGAAGCGCGGGCCGCGCACCGTGATTCGGCGTCCGGCGGCGGTCGGCTCGTCGGCGTCGGTCAGCCCCGGCACCACCAGG encodes:
- a CDS encoding glycosyltransferase, whose protein sequence is MRIVQLANFYTPASGGLRTCVDEIGRGYLAAGHDRVLVVPGLTDADEPTAAGRRITVRGPRFGSAGYHVLTARRTRPLLERLRPDVIECSDKLSVRWLAPWARRAGVPLVLFSHERIDAILRSRVPPGFPLNTAADVANRRLVARAHRIVVTSGFARDEFARIGARNVHRIPLGVDLDTFRPLDTVAAPLRLVGRDEPAPETGSGTADSAAARLVMVSRLSREKRPGRAIEALRLLRDNGIPAELTIVGDGPLRERLRQFAAGLPVTFLGHLADRNTVATTIAAADIAVCPSPAETFGLAVLEALACGTPVVVPQDGAARELLGGPGSGLDCDGTPEGLAAAVRALLAIPAPERRRAARRAAERFPWSTTVDALLSLYTEHTTITRSA